A genomic window from Pecten maximus chromosome 2, xPecMax1.1, whole genome shotgun sequence includes:
- the LOC117321699 gene encoding carnitine O-acetyltransferase-like isoform X2, giving the protein MTRPPPGKMFSLQASLPHLPVPPLDQTLNKYLKSVRPLLTEEEFKNTEQIVQEFSRNPGPKLQTLLEHRASQEDNWLSEWWMKTAYLEFRSPVTVNVSPGIVFPRQSYRDKEGQLRFASTLIAGILDFKLMIDNQTLPVERMGKNPLCMTQYYKILSACRTPGKKCDSWTYYPPDKPNAPKHIIVAHNNQFFALDVYSGDGQPLSEAQIYHQLKSLVQESEQVVPPVGLLTTENRSTWAKAYSELANDKDNSVSLDRIKHSICLVCLDSNLPQDMSDERSVAARQMLHGGGDRLNSGNRWFDKTLQFVVGRDGICGLTYEHTSAEGPPVVMLLDHVVKYCSENKSSGSESPAPTSPNKLKFNLSTNIKDMIATARTQLDVLVDDVDLNVFVFKDYGKDFPKSQKMSPDSFLQNAIQLSYYRIHNEPAPHYETGTLRMFHLGRTDTIRSCSEASLEFCKAFVDDNTPKERKAELLRKAVQAHKSYTNEVIQGKGIDRHLMGLKLAAIKNGMNVPDLHMDMAYNLSTHFRMSTSQVPAHSDSVLVFGPVVPDGYGVCYNPQETQVHFGVSAFNITPETNSKNYINMLRKTLLEMRDLFQGSMQSKL; this is encoded by the exons aTAGTACAGGAATTTAGCAGAAATCCAGGACCCAAACTTCAGACACTTTTAGAGCACAGAGCAAGTCAAGAAGATAACTGG CTATCAGAATGGTGGATGAAGACAGCCTACCTTGAGTTTCGCTCACCTGTGACTGTAAATGTCAGCCCGGGCATAGTATTCCCACGTCAGAGTTACAGAGACAAGGAAGGACAACTCAG ATTTGCATCGACATTGATTGCTGGTATTTTAGATTTCAAGCTCATGATTGACAA TCAGACTCTACCTGTGGAACGCATGGGTAAAAACCCCTTGTGTATGACTCAGTACTACAAGATATTGTCTGCCTGTCGCACACCCGGCAAGAAATGTGATAGCTGGACCTACTACCCTCCTGACAAACCTAACGCCCCAAAACACATCATAGTGGCACACAACAATCAG TTTTTTGCCTTAGATGTGTATAGTGGTGATGGCCAGCCCTTGTCTGAAGCACAGATCTACCACCAACTAAAGAGTTTGGTACAGGAGTCTGAACAGGTAGTGCCACCTGTTGGACTCCTCACCACTGAAAACAGGTCCACCTGGGCCAAAGCCTACAGTGAATTAGCAAATG ATAAAGACAATAGTGTCAGCCTGGACAGGATCAAACACAGTATCTGTTTAGTGTGTCTGGACAGCAACCTGCCACAGGACATGAGTGATGAGCGAAGTGTGGCTGCACGACAAATGTTACATGGTGGAGGTGATCGTCTAAACTCAGGCAATAGGTGGTTTGACAAAACACTACAG TTTGTGGTTGGGAGGGACGGTATCTGTGGATTAACATACGAGCACACATCAGCAGAAGGGCCTCCCGTTGTCATGTTGCTTGATCATGTTGTAAAATATTG TTCTGAAAATAAATCATCTGGATCCGAGTCCCCAGCCCCAACAAGTCCCAACAAGCTGAAATTTAACCTTAGTACAAACATCAAAGACATGATTGCCACAGCCCGGACACAGCTGGATGT GCTGGTGGACGATGTTGATCTCAATGTGTTCGTGTTCAAAGATTATGGTAAGGACTTTCCTAAGTCACAGAAGATGAGTCCTGACAGTTTTCTTCAGAATGCTATACAGCTTTCATACTACAG aaTACACAACGAGCCAGCACCTCACTACGAGACTGGTACACTGCGCATGTTCCACCTGGGGAGGACAGACACTATCCGCTCATGTTCTGAAGCCTCTCTAGAATTCTGTAAAGCTTTTGTGGATGACAATACACCCAAGGAGCGCAAAGCAGAGTTACTCAGGAAAGCTGTGCAGGCACACAAAAGCTACACCAATGAG GTGATACAAGGTAAAGGGATTGATCGTCATCTCATGGGGCTAAAACTGGCCGCAATAAAGAACGGCATGAATGTACCAGACCTCCACATGGACATGGCTTATAACCTCAGTACGCACTTCAGAATGTCCACGAGCCAG GTTCCAGCACACTCGGACTCAGTACTGGTATTTGGCCCTGTTGTCCCAGATGGCTATGGTGTGTGTTATAATCCACAGGAAACACAG GTACACTTCGGAGTATCTGCCTTCAATATAACTCCAGAAACTAACTCCAAGAACTACATAAATATGTTGAGAAAGACACTACTGGAGATGAGAGACTTATTCCAGGGCTCTATGCAGTCCAAGCTTTAA
- the LOC117321698 gene encoding uncharacterized protein LOC117321698 codes for MAELIDLDICSSPQGDVVKVTSNPRANLMFYLHCISNVLDLSEHPVEITKLRDYQNFHLLSDEEIDDLLILSVQFYPAILIDKCIILNDEKCGKYENRYVDLADAHMDYPVVESMTIGGVEYQVMRAMYFTVTFIEEYYYVPMCHFNARLDRLKTAAKRYKDTDTCCTIL; via the coding sequence ATGGCCGAACTGATAGACTTGGATATATGTTCCAGTCCGCAGGGGGACGTTGTCAAGGTAACCAGTAACCCCCGGGCGAACCTTATGTTCTATTTACACTGCATCAGTAACGTTTTGGATTTAAGTGAACATCCTGTCGAGATAACGAAGCTAAGGGATTACCAAAACTTTCATCTACTCTCGGACGAGGAAATTGACGACCTTCTTATACTTTCTGTGCAATTCTACCCGGCAATTCTTATAGACAAATGTATCATATTAAATGACGAGAAATGTGGAAAGTACGAAAACAGATATGTGGATCTGGCCGATGCCCACATGGACTACCCGGTGGTAGAGAGCATGACCATAGGTGGGGTGGAGTACCAAGTGATGCGTGCTATGTACTTCACAGTGACATTTATAGAGGAATACTACTATGTGCCAATGTGTCACTTCAATGCCAGACTAGATAGACTTAAAACGGCTGCAAAACGCTACAAAGACACCGACACGTGTTGCACGATCCTCTGA